The Thermocrinis ruber genomic sequence TTTTATGGCCGGCTTTTACAACCTTCTCCAAGAGCTCCTCTGTTTGTGGCTCCAGCCACTTGACAGGTCCCACTTTGCTCTGATAACCCAGGGCATACTTAACTCCGGGAAAATGCTCCATTATTAGCCTTACCGTTTCTTCCGTTTGATCCTTGTAGGGGTCTCCCCTCTCTATTACCTTTACCGGCAGGCTGTGGGCACTGAAGAGGAAAAAGTATTTTTCGGGTTCTTTTACCCTCTCTTTGATCCTCTCCACCATTGCCCTTATGTAAAGGGGATGGTTGTGATAAGAGTGGATTTTTACGAAGGGGAGGTTCAAGCCAAGCCTTTTATATACCCTTTCAAATTCGTTAAAGGAAGAGCCGGTGGTGGTTTTGCTGTATTGGGGATACATAGGAAGAAGCACAAAAGCCCTTGCTCCTTCTTCTATAGATTCCTTTACTGCAGTTTCTATAAATGGCTTCCAATATCTCATGGCAGGCTTTACAATGAAATTCTCGGGCAGAATTTTTTGCAGGGCTTTTGCTTGGGCTTCTGTCTGTTCCCGCTGAGGAGATTTCCCTCCCATCAACTCGTAGTAGTGCCTCGTCTTTTTTGCCCTAAAGAAGGATATAAAGAAGGCTACAGGTTTTTGGATGGGTCTTGGTATTTCTACGATGTCGTGGTCCGAAAATAGATTGTATAAGAAGGGTCTGATGGCGTCTAAGGAGTCTGGTCCTCCCATGTTTAAAAGCAGAACCGCAATTTTCTCCATAGCTTTATTTTAGTTCTCTCAAGTCTATTTTGCCCTCGTAGATTGCCTTTCCAACCACCACTCCTTCCACCAAACCGTAAAGTTTTTTCAGATCCTCCAGGCTTGCCACCCCACCGCTGGCGAGGAGTGGTTTTTTTGAAACCCTTTTGAACTCCTCGTAGGGCTTTGGGTCCACACCCTCCAGGGTACCATCCCTTTCCACCACCGTATAAAGATAGCCCCATATGGGCTTTTGGTCCCACACCTTAGCCAAATCCTGAGGTGTATAGGAACTCTCCTCCTTCCATCCGCCCACGGAAACCTTCCCTCCCTTGCTATCCACCGAGAGTATCAACCTGCCGGGAAAGGCTGTTAGCATCTCTTCAAAAAGCTGGGGGTTCTTGAGGGCTACCGTGCCAACTACAAAAAGGTTTATACCTTCTTCGTCAAGGATTTTCAGGGTTTCCATAGACCTTATTCCACCACCCACCTGAATGGTTCCAGAAAAAACTTTTCTTATGTTCCTTATTGCCTGTAGGTTCCTTGGCACACCCCCAAGGGCACCGTCCAAATCCACAACGTGGAGCCGAGAAAAACCGAGCTCTTCAAAAAACCTTGCCACCTCCTCTGGCTTTTCTGAATAGACCTTTGCATGGTCCTCTTGTCCTCTGTATAGCCTTACCAAGCGCCCTTCCTTTAGGTCAATGGCTGGGATCAAAAAGTCCTTCAAGCCAACACCTCGGGTTTGCCTATGTAAAAGCCCTGAGCATAATCCGCTCCAAGTTTTTTGGCAAGCTCAAGGTCTTCTGCTTTTTCCACATGCTCCATAGCCACCACGTAACCCAATCTCTTTAAACCCTTTACTATCCACCTAAGCATGTTTCTCTCCTCCTTTAAAAAGAACCCATCTATTTTTACAATATCGGGCTTTGTTTTTAACAACCTTTCAACGGATGAATTCTCAACGCCAAAATCATCCACCGCCACCTTGAAACCCAAAGCCCTTATGTTACTGACCACCTCTACTAATTCCTCAGTGGTAGCTGTGATTTTACTCTCGGGAATCTCTATCACCACATCCTCTGCAGGAATGCCAGCTTTTGTAAGCTCTTTTTTAAAGTCCTCAAGCTTTGCCTTACCCTTTGCCAAGTAATGGACAAAATAAGAAGGCATGTTAAAGAATAGCTTCTCACTAACCTTCCCTGCAAACCAAGCATTTATAGCTTTATCAAAGATTATTTCTTCAAAAACCGTTAAGAGGGAAAGTTCGTAAATCTTGTCTATAAAAGCCATAGCAGGAATGTAACCACCTTGATCTTCTATACGCATTAAAACCTCGTAACCTTCTATAGAATCCTTCTTAAGGTTAAGAATTGGTTGAAAGGCAGGCACCACCCTATCTTCCTCAATGGCAGAGATGAGATCCCATACAGTTATTTCCTTTGTCTTTTGTGTTCTAAAGCTTTCAAATGTTATTATCGGCTTATTTTTACCCTTTGCCTTTGCAGTTTGTTCCTCCAAAAAGTTTAAAAGTTCTTCCGGCAATTCTCCATCCTCTGGATAGCTACATAAAGTAATGGTTGCACTTACAGAACACCCCTCCACTTGTATATCCGCAAGCCTTTTTGCAAGCCTCTCCGAAACTACCTTTGCTCCCTCCTTGTCCGTTTCCAGAAGTATTATGAGAAAACTCCCACTTTTATACTTCCCTGCTATATCACTCTTTCTTATGCTGTTGCCTATTGTATCCGCCACAAGCAAAAGCACCCTATTACCCACAAAGTAGCCCTTTTCTCTGTTTATCTGCCGTAGATTGTCAATATCAACGAGTATAAGGGAAAACTCTCTACCTTTTCTTTCGTGAAAGTAGAAGACTTTTTTTAAGATATCTTTCAGACACTGGGTATTTGGAATAAAGGTCTCTTTGTATAAGTCAAGCAATGTCAAATATTTACGGGTCATGCAAATAAATTATAAGACAGGTTATAATTACTTCCTTAGGAGGTGAAAGATGCACAGGAGCCTTTTGGAAAGCCTCACCGTTCAAAGAGAGAGCCCAGAATACCTTCAGATAAGCATGGCTGCGGCCATGACCTTAGGGCTTGTGCCCGGGCAGTTTTACAGAAACACTAAGCTCAGTTGCATAAACACCCTTTTGACCTATCCTTCTGGATGTCATGCTACATGTGCCTACTGTGGGCTTCAAAAGGCAAGGGAAGTGGAGTATTCAAAGAAGAACTTCATAAGGGTTGAGTGGCCTACAGTTGCCTTGGATGAGATCATAGACAGGGCAGAAAAGGTAGGACATGTGGAGAGGCTCTGTATAGCCCAGATAACCCACCCGAGGGCTATAAGGGACACCAAAGAGGTATTAGAAAGGGTTTTAAGGAGGCTTGGAGATAAGATATTTGTCTCTTTACTCATAAACGCCACGGGAACTACCTATCAGGATATACTGGATTATAAAAAGTTGGGTGCAGACACCGTTACCGTTGCCATAGACTGTGCGACGCCAGAGATCTTTGAAAGGTTGAGGGGCAAACCCATGAACAGCCCTCACAAATGGGAAACCTTCTGGAAGGTCTTAGAGTGGGCTTGTGATGTTATGGGTGATGGCTATGCAGGATGCCATCTGGTGGTGGGCTTGGGAGAAACAGAACAGGAGATGATAGAGACCATACAAAAGGTCAGGGATTTGGGAGCAAGGACGCACCTTTTCTCCTTCTGGCCAGAGGAAGGTTCTATGATGGAGAAGGAAAAGCCCTGCCCTGCACCTCAATATAGAAGGGTTCAGTTTGCAAGGTATTTAATAGACAACCAAATAGCCCGATACGAGGATATGAAGTTCAACGAAAATGGTCAGGTTATAGACTTTGGCATTGACAAAGACACCTTTGAGGAACTCTTTTGGAGCGGAAGACCCTTCATGACTTCCGGCTGTAGAGGAAAGACCACAGAGGTTGCCTGCAACAGACCCTTCGGAGACAGCTCCCCTACGGATATAAGGAGCTATCCCTTCAAGCCAGAAAAAAGAGATCTGGAGCGTATCAGAAAACAGCTCTTTGACTACGAGATGACCACCAACTATCCGGATATACTTAATCCTAGCGTCTTTAGGTACCAATGAACTGGGAAAACTTGCTCACAGACTTGGGTTATGCAGGCTTTGCGGGCTTTGTGGTAGGTTTTGCGGTAAAAAAACTCATAAACCTATTTCTCATGTTCGTCGGGCTATATCTTCTCTCCCTCTTTTGGCTTCAGAGCAAAGGAATAATTGAAATAAATTGGGAACAGTTCTGGGTGCTCTTTAAATCCCTCTTTCAGGGTGTTGACACCTTTGTAAAGGGTGCCCTAAAAACCGTGGCCTTTTCGTCAGCCTTTGTGGGTGGGTTTTTCTTGGGCTTTAAGGCGGGCTAAGGGTTGGAAAGTATAGTCCTTTGCATCACCGGTGCCAGCGGGAGCATATACGGGCTCAGGCTTTTGGAGGTTCTGTACGAAAAGGGCTTTCAAATAGACCTCATAGTATCCAGTGCGGGTGCTTTGGTGCTAAAGGAAGAGCTTGAGCTCTCCGTTAAGGACATCCAAGAGAAGTTTCCAAAGGTAAGGTTCATTTCTGAAAAAGCTATAGGAGACAGAATAGCCAGCGGTTCTAGACTCATCAAATATAAAGGTGTGGTGGTGGCACCCTGTTCTATGAGCACTCTTTCCTGCGTTGCTAACGGTATAAATCAAAACCTTATCCACCGGGTCTGCGAAACAGCCCTCAAGGAGAGGGTGCCCCTTGTTCTGCTCGTAAGGGAGGCTCCCTACTCGGTCATCCACATAGAGAACATGCTACGGGTAGCAAGGGCGGGTGGCATAATCATCCCCGCAAGCCCTGCCTTCTATCATAAACCCAAAAGCGTGCAGGAAATGGTGGATTTTGTAGTAGGTAAGATATTGGATGTTCTAAGGATAGAACACGAGCTTTTCAGGAGGTGGAAAGGTTAAAATAAAGGCGGGAGGGCTCCTATGGCGGAGATATTTTTTGTAGGACTTGGGAGGATGGGAAAGGGTTTAGGGAAGCGCTTAGCCCAAAGAGGGCATAAGGTGGGAGGCTACGACCCAAAGGAAGAAAACCGCAAGATTGCAAGCCAGTACTTTTTGACCTTTGACAGCCTTTTCAAGGTAAAGGACTTCTTTGAAGGCAGGAGGGTAGTTTGGATTATGGTTCCCCACTCTGCGGTGGATGATGTTTTAAGACAGCTTGAAGACCTTTTGGAAGAGGGAGACATAGTCATAGATGGTGGGAACTCTTACTACAAAGAATCCCAAAGGAGATATAATAGCCTTAAGGCTAAGGGAATACACTTTTTGGATGTGGGAGTGAGCGGTGGCGTTTATGGAGAGGAGCTTGGATACTGCCTGATGGTAGGAGGAGACAAGCCAGCCTTTGACTTTGTGGATCCAATCCTGAAGGATCTTTCCTACCAAGGAGAGGGTTATGCCTATTTGGGCAGGTCTGGTGCGGGACACTTTGCCAAGATGGTGCATAACGGCATAGAGTATGCTATGATGCAAGCCATAGGCGAGGGCTTTGAACTGTTGAAGGAGAGTGGATTTGACTACGACCTAAAGGAGGTGGCACGCATCTACAATACGGGCAGTGTGATAAGGTCTTGGCTTATGGAGCTAACCCAAAAGTCCTTTGAGGAATTTGGCACGCTGGAGGATATAAAGCCCTATGTGGAGGACACGGGCGAAGGAAGATGGGCCACCTTATCAGCAGTTGAGTTGGGAGTGCCGATGCCCGTTATAGCCCTTTCCCTTTTTATGCGTTTTAGGTCAAGGCAAGAAAACTCCTTCAGAGACAGGCTCTTGGCGGTGCTTAGGTATCAGTTTGGAAGGCATGATATAAAGAAAAATGAGTAAGCCCAAAGCCCTTTTTATATTTGGTGGCACGGGAGACTTAGCAAGAAAAAAGCTATTTCCTGCCCTGGCAAGGATCATAAAGCGTAGGAATGACTTAAAGGCGGTCTATTCCAT encodes the following:
- a CDS encoding EAL domain-containing protein codes for the protein MTRKYLTLLDLYKETFIPNTQCLKDILKKVFYFHERKGREFSLILVDIDNLRQINREKGYFVGNRVLLLVADTIGNSIRKSDIAGKYKSGSFLIILLETDKEGAKVVSERLAKRLADIQVEGCSVSATITLCSYPEDGELPEELLNFLEEQTAKAKGKNKPIITFESFRTQKTKEITVWDLISAIEEDRVVPAFQPILNLKKDSIEGYEVLMRIEDQGGYIPAMAFIDKIYELSLLTVFEEIIFDKAINAWFAGKVSEKLFFNMPSYFVHYLAKGKAKLEDFKKELTKAGIPAEDVVIEIPESKITATTEELVEVVSNIRALGFKVAVDDFGVENSSVERLLKTKPDIVKIDGFFLKEERNMLRWIVKGLKRLGYVVAMEHVEKAEDLELAKKLGADYAQGFYIGKPEVLA
- the hemH gene encoding ferrochelatase, which encodes MEKIAVLLLNMGGPDSLDAIRPFLYNLFSDHDIVEIPRPIQKPVAFFISFFRAKKTRHYYELMGGKSPQREQTEAQAKALQKILPENFIVKPAMRYWKPFIETAVKESIEEGARAFVLLPMYPQYSKTTTGSSFNEFERVYKRLGLNLPFVKIHSYHNHPLYIRAMVERIKERVKEPEKYFFLFSAHSLPVKVIERGDPYKDQTEETVRLIMEHFPGVKYALGYQSKVGPVKWLEPQTEELLEKVVKAGHKRIVVVPVSFTCEHSETLYELDHQYGNLAKELGVEEYVRIPTLQDHPTYIALLKELVLDAQKELEGQLSGLAHSQSIT
- the gnd gene encoding phosphogluconate dehydrogenase (NAD(+)-dependent, decarboxylating); translation: MAEIFFVGLGRMGKGLGKRLAQRGHKVGGYDPKEENRKIASQYFLTFDSLFKVKDFFEGRRVVWIMVPHSAVDDVLRQLEDLLEEGDIVIDGGNSYYKESQRRYNSLKAKGIHFLDVGVSGGVYGEELGYCLMVGGDKPAFDFVDPILKDLSYQGEGYAYLGRSGAGHFAKMVHNGIEYAMMQAIGEGFELLKESGFDYDLKEVARIYNTGSVIRSWLMELTQKSFEEFGTLEDIKPYVEDTGEGRWATLSAVELGVPMPVIALSLFMRFRSRQENSFRDRLLAVLRYQFGRHDIKKNE
- a CDS encoding UbiX family flavin prenyltransferase, whose product is MESIVLCITGASGSIYGLRLLEVLYEKGFQIDLIVSSAGALVLKEELELSVKDIQEKFPKVRFISEKAIGDRIASGSRLIKYKGVVVAPCSMSTLSCVANGINQNLIHRVCETALKERVPLVLLVREAPYSVIHIENMLRVARAGGIIIPASPAFYHKPKSVQEMVDFVVGKILDVLRIEHELFRRWKG
- a CDS encoding FUN14 domain-containing protein; the encoded protein is MNWENLLTDLGYAGFAGFVVGFAVKKLINLFLMFVGLYLLSLFWLQSKGIIEINWEQFWVLFKSLFQGVDTFVKGALKTVAFSSAFVGGFFLGFKAG
- a CDS encoding radical SAM protein encodes the protein MHRSLLESLTVQRESPEYLQISMAAAMTLGLVPGQFYRNTKLSCINTLLTYPSGCHATCAYCGLQKAREVEYSKKNFIRVEWPTVALDEIIDRAEKVGHVERLCIAQITHPRAIRDTKEVLERVLRRLGDKIFVSLLINATGTTYQDILDYKKLGADTVTVAIDCATPEIFERLRGKPMNSPHKWETFWKVLEWACDVMGDGYAGCHLVVGLGETEQEMIETIQKVRDLGARTHLFSFWPEEGSMMEKEKPCPAPQYRRVQFARYLIDNQIARYEDMKFNENGQVIDFGIDKDTFEELFWSGRPFMTSGCRGKTTEVACNRPFGDSSPTDIRSYPFKPEKRDLERIRKQLFDYEMTTNYPDILNPSVFRYQ
- the hisA gene encoding 1-(5-phosphoribosyl)-5-[(5-phosphoribosylamino)methylideneamino]imidazole-4-carboxamide isomerase: MIPAIDLKEGRLVRLYRGQEDHAKVYSEKPEEVARFFEELGFSRLHVVDLDGALGGVPRNLQAIRNIRKVFSGTIQVGGGIRSMETLKILDEEGINLFVVGTVALKNPQLFEEMLTAFPGRLILSVDSKGGKVSVGGWKEESSYTPQDLAKVWDQKPIWGYLYTVVERDGTLEGVDPKPYEEFKRVSKKPLLASGGVASLEDLKKLYGLVEGVVVGKAIYEGKIDLRELK